TCGGGAGCGATCGAAGAAGCTCCCCTACCGCATATCCCGCGCCAGCCTATCTCAGCCAAAGAAAAAGACCTCAGCCCCCCAAAGACGAATGCAGCAGCCAACGTGGCTAGCAAAATAGGACCAAGGGACAGTAGAGACGAAAGGAGACTGGCCATGCTATCAGATCGAAGCGTATTCCTTGACAGCGCAAACACACTGAAATCGCTACTGAAAGCGGATGCGGTGGTAGTACTCAACATGGAGGAttatcacctcttcatcaggaaGAATAGCAATGGTTCAGATCCTTTGAATGGAGAGATGGGTAACGATAGAATTAAGAGTAAAGAGAAGATCCTGAATGACTATTTGCAAGGCCAACCTTGGCCGTCCGATATTGAACCTGTTATCAATTATACCGGCCGGGCTCGTGGAGCACAAGTTCTAGGTCTTTCAGCGGATGAATCGACAAAATTCCGCCTCGACACCCCGGGAGCCGAATCTGTCTTGACAGAATATCTGCGAGAATACTTTGTAACCAGACACTTTTGGTgggataaagaagatgataccgaCGTATTGAGCCAACGAATCATGGGCTTGATGCCTGCCCAGGCTCAAACTGCTTTAGGTGCAACATTCATGGGTCATGACGGTAAAATCAAGTTCTGCATGTTCGCGACATGGAAtaatcctccttcttcccttgtcgATTCGAGTTTGGTCTCACTACCCTTTGTATGGATCTTGGGTGGTTGTTTGATGGCTGCTTTGGCTATGAAAAGGATCAGGGCATTGGAGCAAACTCAGATATCATATTCCAACTTGCAAGCTCAGTGAGTACCAATCACAGAAGCGTCTTCACAAGATTTTCTTTCTAGTTGCCTAACTGATAGATCATTCAGCGAGCTACGAACCCCATTGCATCAGATGCTGGCAATCACTCAGCTGCTACGATCATCTATGACTGATTTGGCGGAGACTCCCAAGTCCACCTCAGAACTCACTTCGGTAGAACAAATTCGAGATCTCTTACCATTCTTAGACGCCATCGATACGTCAGGCAAGACACTTCAGGGCATTGTCGACAACATTTTATCTTTCCTCGAtttgaaagggaaagaaggatccTCTTCTCTTGGAGACGCTGGATTGATGACCGCACCTTCTGGATCCCAAACCTCTGTTGAAATAATGTTCGAAGATTTGTTGGACGAGATGATCGAGGAAAACAGGAAATTCAGGAGGGCGAATGGTCAACCAAATAACATCGAGACAATATTTGAGATTATCCCACCCATACTCGGAGAGCAGGTATCAGAAGACGCTGGGGGCGATctgagaaggtgagtctggTGGTGAGCACAATTGACAAACACAATTGACCTTGACCGGCTCCAGAGCTCTTATAAAAGTTGTTGGAAATGCGTATAAATTCATTGACGCTGAAGGTCTCGTGGAAATTTACGTCGACGATGTGGTCGATTTGTTGCCTCCAGAGGGTTGTGAAGATGTAAGTGACAATTTCAGTTTTTTTTTAGTACATGTCACGGCTGACGGTCGAACAGATTGCTTTGACTAAAGCCGTCAGTATTACAATCAAGGATGATGGTAAGGGCATGCATCAGGCATTCGTCAATGATAAACTTGGTGAACCTTGGGCAAAAGAAGATCGTTATGCTACAGGAAGTGGTGAGTGTGCCTTTGACGCTCTGCATGATGTTGTCTAAATTAAACAACCTGTTCAGGACTCTCTGTCTACTTGGCATATCGAATTATCGACTTGATTGGCGGGTGTATGGAAATTACTTCCGCATCGGGCGCAGGTACCACTGTTCAGATTGATGTCCCATTACCAGTACGATCCATCCCGTTCCCCGAGGGACCCTCGGCACCCCCTTCCCCTAGTCTgtccacctcttccatcgaATGTCTCACAATGCACGATAACTCGATCAACGTGGGGAGAAAATTCGCTCTGGTTGGTTTCATCAATCGCGATGCTAGAATAGAAAAGGTAGGCACAGCCTTACACAGACAATACACAAAACTAGGTTGTATATCCACGGATGTATCGAAAGCCGAACTTGTGGTTGCGTTTGgggaggtggaggagaatTATCGAGAAGCTAAAGATCTTTTGGAAGAATGTGAAACGGACGATATCGTATTTTTGATCTCAGACAATCACTTAGCGGACCAATCAGTCATTGTcttagaaaagaaattgaataaGAAGGTTAGAAGATTCAAAAGACCTACGAATCCCTCGATATTACGAGAAACCCTATTCCCTAATCATTCAAAGAGACTGAAAGAGATGTTTGAGCAGGAAACAGACGCCGACACAGATGCTGATTCGATCAACACACCGCATTTGATGTCacctgaaggtgatgatatgggtAAACCAGGACCAGACGGCCGTAGTCCATCGTTTTTCCGACAGATGTTAGCTCCCGGTGCCGGAAGTGACGCCTCGTCTTCAAGATCTTCCAAAAActcatcacaatcacatacATCGTTGAATTTGACGAATGCAATTGCAGCTTTGGCATTAGGGGATCGCCTCGCTCACAATTCCTCGTCATCACGACAAGGAGAGAGCAACGGCTCTGAGAACTCAACTCCTCTAGGCAATACTCCTcgtgaagaagctgaaaatccATTCTCACCAACAGAACATCCTAAAtccgccaccaccaccaccaccacttcgtcatcgtcttcagcAGTGCAAAGTCCAACCAATCAGTACATCCCCCGGCAGCCAATGGACAAAGTGAAAGTATTAGTCGTGGAAgacaacaaaatcaacaggACCATTTTAGTTAAAATCCTAAAAACGAATTTAGTCAGTTGACATTGAGTATATTGCAGTGATTTAAACTAAATATCTATTTTATGCTTAGCCAATCGAAGTacatgaagctgaagatggcGACGTTGCTGTTGAAGTCTTCGGAAATCTATCGGGACCTTTGATAGGTAAGTTTATACATTCGATGCACGTTCCGTCGACCAACGCTGATCGGCCTGGCGTGCTCTCAGTCTTGTTAGATATCAACATGTAAGTCCAACTTTTACTTCCACTacatctcctttcttttACGCCATTGGTTTGATTCCACTTTCGCTGATacatctttcctttgatatcCAGGCCTCGAATGGACGGGTATCAAGCATGTACAGAAATGCGTTCCATAGAAAAACAATCTCCTGAAAGGCAAAAAGCTCAGATTATAGCTGTCACAGCCCTGGGAAGTGATgacgagaagaaaagaggcTTAGTAGAGTGAGTCCAGTTTTGCACATCGCTCATTGGCTCTGTCGCTCTCGACTTCTCAATGCAAGCATGATCACAAGTGCCAGACTGATGTTTTTATGCTTTTGATAGGTGTAATATGGATGAATGGCATACGAAACCATGTGGTAAAGCAGCTATAACACGTATCGTCCAAAAAGCAAGTCAAAAACTCCTAGAAGGCTCAATGTAACAAGTCAAAATAGAATTTCAAAGCATCAAAGACAATCGAGCACATACATTGTTGCAAAAGTCAAAGATATAACAAGCATTTTCATATTTCATATAGTCAACATCTCTTCTGGGTATATGTCTCTTGGTGTACTGCCCTTCCCAAATTGTAACAACCGGTTGTATAACTTCCTCTTATTCCATAATCGATCAAACTCTAGATACCACGACGAAAACTTTACAATTCACAATGTTTGTTCCCATCTTTGGTTCATACAATTATGTATCATTCAGTCTCAAGTTAACATAGAACATCTCTACTCTCATAGTGTCATATATAGTCAATTGCATTCTTAACCTatttgttttgattttgattacCTCTTTTTCTGACCGTGCAATCCCTTCGAAAGAAGCGGAAAACATATATGGGTGAATGATCCTGCACAAGCATGAATGAAAAATGATACATGTTAAATTGTACAAGTTGCTGTTATTACTCGGGGCAAGATAATCCTACCCTCCATTGAAGAACGAATCACCAATAATGATATTCGCAGTGAACTCCATATACTCTCATTCTAACGAACGACAAACGTCTAAATCGCGATATTATACCCTCTTTGTTCCTCCAAATCCACCCGGACCGAATGCAGGAGAATTCGGTTTACTCGATGTTGTACCTAGTGAATCTCCCCATACAATCTCGTTCTTCTCACCTGCAGCCTGATAATCGAAGATCATGTATATTTCATGAGAAGAAAATAGTAAAAGTGGGTTAGATGGTTAAGATTGAGTCAGTCAGAAATTATGACGTGAAGGGCATTATTCATTCGAAACAACTCACATctaatctctctttcatgGTTTGACTACCTTCTCTTTGACGCATGATCTtatccatctctttcttcaattcgGGTGATAATTTCTATCATGATCAAGGGATGGTCCGCGAGTTAGCATAATGACTTCTTACTTAATCAAAACCAGAGCAAAACAGCTCGATAATTCCCAATGCGCTGAGTTAAGATTTTAGAGATATGATACTAACATTGTAAAACTCCTCCTCTGACGGTACAGTAGCTATATACCGGCAAATCGATGATCAGTGGGTGTTAACAATATGCGGACAGACAACTTACCTCTCATCATTAGCACGCCACCTCCTATAACTGCATTCGAATTTGGTCAGCGGGAATATCGCAATATAGCACCTATGATAGATACATACTAGCCGACGATACTGTTATCCATCTAAACCCCAGCGAAAAGCCAAAATGTCAATGGAAGAATGTAGTCGGACGATCGGGGAATAATTCAGTAACTCACCTTATCCATGCACCTGCTGACATGTTGAATTACCTTCTTATTCTGATCTTTATCTTGTCGATTGAGAGAAAAGGGACCTTTGTAATCCTTTTGGTTCGTTGTTGTCGACTGGAATGTGTCTTCTTACAATGGTCACCGAGTAGTCAAAGTATCAATTCAAGCGTTTCACCACTCTTTATcgatttcaacttctttccgAGATCTCAACTTTGCTGACGAAAGAGCGAATGCCGAACCGAGGAATTGAATTCTTTAAATGAGATAATTGCCTGATTCAGTATATTTTCATGTCGGTACCACCTAGAATTCTCACGTTTAGACCCGTTTGGATCACAGTGGTATGCGTCACATTATAcacttcatctctctctctccttttctcattcacttcttctttcttcattgcAGACCCAAAGTAATAAGCCAATCAACTTGGATTTCCATCTCAGAACTACAATTGTCCTTCTCACCTGCTATCCAAGGTCACGAATCGACTATATCAGCCGTTTGGGTATATTGCCTCCGAAATCTCGAACCCAACCCTTCTCGGCGTGACAGCAATCACTGGCACACGAGCTCAACTCAGCCTTTGTGACACCCCGCAGCTGGCCATATATCGTATACTCGACAGGTCAGAGAGATACAGCTCGCTCCTCCGCTTTCAAGAATCCTTATCGTAAAATTAGAGGTCCTTtcgatatctcatcattcaacctcTCACCCTGTATTTCCCCCTTTCCCCTTAATTCCTGCTCAACTTTTGAACCCACCTGATCACCTCGCTGTCCTTCAAGTCAGACTCTGTTGCATCTTCGCAGGAAACAGCAAGACATCCTTTGAAGTTATCTTATTCGACCAAGTCAAGCAAGTCTACGTCGAACATAATCAACAAATTGATATTCACATTCCCCATCTATCCTCATACCAGAGTCACCGAAGTCACACATATATACAAAACATTATGCCTCCTCaacctcctgctcctcctgTCTTTTACTCATTCCCTGACACAGATGTCCTCGTTGGTGAGTGAACATTTCATTCCAGATATTGCATTTATCGTTTTTGGGGGCTTCCCTATACCACTTGTATGCAAATGCTAATGAATGGTTTTGACATGGTAAGACTCTCTTGCAAACTTCGTCGTAAAAGCTCAACGTGATGCTGTCGACAAAAGAGGGAAATTTACCATTGCCCTATCGCGAGGAAGTTTGGCAGCGAATCTGAGAGGTTTAGTGGGACAGAAGGATGTGCAATGGGATAAATGGTGAGTACGCCTCTGAGCTCAATGGAGTTCTTTGCAATATTTATGCCAGTATGGTCAAGTAGAGTGGCTGAATTGACATTATCACACTCTTGCAGGGAAGTTTTCTTCTGTGATGAAGCTGCCGTCGCGCTTGATTCAGAAGATTCAAATTACCATTCCAATATACTTTCCTTCTTATCCGACGTACCTATCCCACCTGAACAAATCCATACTGTCGACCCATCGTTACTTGATGATCTGGAAGAACTGGCAGACCAATATGAGAAAcaattgatcgatcatttCGCAAAATCAAATGCTGCTAGATATCCCACATTTGATTTGATGCTGTTGGGTATAGGTCCAGATGGTGAAACAGCTTCTTTGTTCCCTGGGCATGAATTGCTATCGGAAAGAGATGCTTGGGTGTCGTATTTAGACGATGCTCCAAGAGGTCCAAAGAGGAGGATTACCATGACGTGAGTGCTTAATTTTACGCGAGGCTTTTATCGTATGTTTTAGATGCTGACTTAGTGTTTGCTGCAATAGTCTGCCCGTTCTGACACATTGCTACCGAGCTGTATTTGTAGTATCAGGAAATGAGAAAGCAGAGATGTTGCACTCGATTCTTGATCATCCGGAAGAAGGATTACCTTGTTCTAGAGTACGACCTGCGTGAGTGATTCTAATTCTCCCTTTAGCAATCCTATGATATCGTGCTACGATTCCGTGACTGACAGTGGCCTTTTACAGTTCACCCGGATTGGTATTCTTTTTTGCCGATTCAGACGCTGCAAATCTCACCAAATACCCTCCAACGACTTTCAGGTGGATTGACAACgagaaagaagcagaggaagctGTGGCTGCTGCTAAGATAAGAGCAGCCAGGAGGCTGGCCGAAGGTGAAGAGTAGATTGACCGAACAGTAGAGAGCTGTAGGTCATATAAAGTAAAGCGAGTCTTTTTCAACAGGTAAATTTTCGCTAGTAGTCGGCATCAGTATAAGGTACGGTTCACCTTCTTTTATTCCATACATCTGTATACAACCTCTTCAATTGACCATATGTAAGTGTCATATCATGACAAATGACAGTGAGGAGAAATGAGCAGACTGCAGATATAATCAGTTTACCATACTCAGGCTTTCACTCACAATGTCTAACAGTTGCAAGAAAGCAAAGTGTGAATAACCGCAATCACAATAATCATTCTACGTGTGAGACGACGCTTTTCTTCCGCAGACTCAAACTGTAGTATTTGAGGACTAGAGATCCCTTTTTTTGGTCATGTCAACGGCTTTCATCGCTGGTAGAACGCATGGATGGAGCCACGGACAAAGCAGAGTGGCAGTGTTGTACTCTATCGCCATGTCACTGTCTACATCGCGCAGTCTCGCGTTTGTTGTGTAAACTGAATGATGGATATGTAGCAAAGTAGGGAATGATATCGAGTAGATTCCAGTTTacatcttccctttttcaTGGCTTCATGAATTTCGATCAGCCAAGCATTGCTTCCCAAATGTGAGCTTGTTATCCATCCGATCAGTATTACGCTCATACGTCTCCGTCGAACAAAAGGAGAAAGCATCCGTCTCTTGTCTACATGTGACTCagatgaaggttgaaggGGATTATTCCGAGTCATATTTCCACCTTCTAAAAGGAATGAAATATGGGTAATAAAGTGCCTGATCAAGTAATTGACCGTTTCTCATAAAGACAGATGTTTATCACTTCGGGATAGTAGCATACCGTAACCATTTTATATCAGGAAGAAGCGGGAGATGTACTTTACGTGCATTTGGGAGAGCGTCATAAACAATAACAAAAATATTTCCTGGAATTACATAGGACTTTCTATTTATGTGACTTAGTGAAAGTTTGGGTATTTGTTCAGATAGGATGTTTCTCTTCTACTCTCTCGAGCGAACAAAGTGTGTAGTGTGCTGTACATCTGATTTGGACTAACGACTTGATAAGCTTCCAATAGAGTAGAAGGAAAGATAACATCGCCGATCGCAGTTAGCTCAAAACCTACATTCCCGTTATTTCTGGAATCAGCAAAAATCCTCCTCCTGGCTGCTCATTACTCGTTACTGCGCAGAATCAAAACACGTCAAGAACGGAATTTTAGTTGACTGTCAAGACAATTGATACTACGGCAAAgtcattgttgatatcatacCCCCACAGGACAAAAGATGTGTAtatgaccttcttcacctaggTGAGTATTCATTTGCACTCCCACTTTGGTCAAGAGAAATTACAAGGCAAGAAAACTgactattgaagatgatgatcaaaaagCAGTCCGGTTCAGCGACAAGAAGAATCACAATGTCTTATAATAGGTTCACTCGACCTATaatccttctcatcttagtgatattcttcttcttcgtaccttctttctttcctcagAGAGATAAGACGAATCAAGATGTATGTGGGATAGAAGAGATTTCATGTTCGACAATACCAAATGAATTAGATGGAATCCAACTTGATCTAGGTAAAATATTGGCGAACATCAAATCAGCTATTGGTATTTCGATAAAAtcatttgattcttcataTTACACAAATGAATTAGGATTTCATATTACCAGGTTAACGTCTGAAGAATATAAGCAATCTCTTTTATCTAAATGGGAAAAATACTTCACGTCAACTTCGTCGTCTAGTTCAGAGgcaggagtagaagatgtCCTATCATATTTATCTTTCATCCCTCGACCGAAATCGATGATTCCTACGAATATATATACGACTTCAATGGAAGAAACAGATAAATTACCTGATCAATTTCAAAGTTGGACAAAAGAAAATTCAGATTGGATGACTAGATTCgtagatgatcaaggaaTAGATGAATGGTTGGAAGATCTATTACCATCTACAGAAGTTGTGAAACATATGAAATGGCTAAAGGACGGTGGGAAATGGGGTGTAGTAAGGAGTGACTTGTTTAGGTGAGTAAATATTGGTGATTTCATATATCATGAAAGGCACCATTCCATCGCTATACATGCTTTCATTCTGGGCGAATTCATGCTGATGTGATATGTTTGTTCGTTAAGATATCTCGTATTACTTCTTAATGGGGGCGTGTATACCGACACTGACACTGCTTGCGTACGACCTATATCTGAATGGGGTAAAAACGCTATTAAACATAATTCGATTAATCCTCTGATAGAAGCATTACCTCAattgatctctctttctaATCAGAATCATTTATACAATATCGACAGCCCGATCGAGGACGATTCGCCTTCGCTTATTGTAGCATTAGAAATAGATTCACCGGCTTCGGGATCGGATTGGAGATCTGAGACGTTTGTTAGAGGAATTCAAATTGTTCAATGGACAATAGCGGCCAAGAAAGGACATCCGGTTTTCTTGGACGTGATTGGACATGCTTTGGATAAGGTTCAGGAATTAAGAGAGGTCGAGGAGAAAGGCTgggagaatgatgatt
The window above is part of the Kwoniella shivajii chromosome 6, complete sequence genome. Proteins encoded here:
- a CDS encoding 6-phosphogluconolactonase; the protein is MPPQPPAPPVFYSFPDTDVLVDSLANFVVKAQRDAVDKRGKFTIALSRGSLAANLRGLVGQKDVQWDKWEVFFCDEAAVALDSEDSNYHSNILSFLSDVPIPPEQIHTVDPSLLDDLEELADQYEKQLIDHFAKSNAARYPTFDLMLLGIGPDGETASLFPGHELLSERDAWVSYLDDAPRGPKRRITMTLPVLTHCYRAVFVVSGNEKAEMLHSILDHPEEGLPCSRVRPASPGLVFFFADSDAANLTKYPPTTFRWIDNEKEAEEAVAAAKIRAARRLAEGEE